A genomic segment from Nymphalis io chromosome 7, ilAglIoxx1.1, whole genome shotgun sequence encodes:
- the LOC126769691 gene encoding nucleic acid dioxygenase ALKBH1 translates to MKRNLDIKSEDNFMKRFKYYKSNKPEPSLDKVVRIQYNVPIEVNNISNIIEDDSRTKLLGLRNFTDWKTYTFNKHSGLFLIANPFTSLGQRLWIRKCLEDYPRKPNKTNIDIEKHIEDWWREIHKNDELDRKLQKKLRWTTLGYHHNWDTKVYCEKNRNVFPLELAELCDVVSQYLGYIHFKAQAAIVNYYHMGSTLSAHTDHSEVNLEAPLLSFSFGQSAIFLIGGQEKSYEPSAILLNSGDILVMSKEARLCYHAVPKILQASNQPWNNYEELIQIADNDVKTKYINDETFINEINRNADNKEWSQFSSYVEKSRINVNVRQVLMENQDRLDN, encoded by the exons atgaaaagaaatctAGACATAAAAAGTGAAGATAACTTTATGAAACGATTTAAGtattacaaatcaaataaacCAGAACCATCTCTTGATAAAGTTGTTAGAATACAATATAATGTCCCAATCGAG GTCaacaatatttctaatattattgaaGATGATTCAAGAACCAAATTACTAGGTTTAAGAAATTTTACAGACTGGAAGACATATACGTTTAACAAACATTCAGGTTTATTTTTGATAGCAAATCCATTTACAAGCTTAGGTCAAAGACTTTGGATCAGAAAATGTTTAGAAGATTATCCCAGGAAGcctaataaaactaatattgatattgaaaaaCATATAGAAGATTGGTGGCGAGAAATACACAAGAATGATGAATTAGATAGAAAGTTGCAGAAAAAATTGAGATGGACAACATTAGGGTATCATCACAATTGGGACACTaaa GTGTACTgtgaaaaaaatagaaatgtgTTTCCGTTGGAATTAGCAGAGTTATGTGATGTTGTATCTCAATACCTAGGCTACATACATTTTAAAGCACAAGCAGCTATTGTTAATTATTACCACATGGGATCCACACTATCGGCACACACAGACCACTCAGAGGTGAATTTAGAAGCACCACTATTATCATtcag TTTTGGTCAGTCTGCAATATTTTTGATAGGTGGCCAGGAGAAATCATATGAACCATCTGCTATTCTTCTTAATAGTGGTGATATACTTGTTATGTCAAAGGAAGCCAGGCTTTGTTATCATGCAGTGCCTAAAATATTACAAGCTTCAAATCAACCATGGAATAACTATGAAGAATTAATTCAAATTGCTGACAATGatgttaaaactaaatatattaatgacgaAACcttcattaatgaaataaatagaaatgcTGATAATAAAGAATGGTCTCAGTTCAGTAGTTATGTTGAAAAATCTagaataaatgtaaatgtaagaCAAGTTTTAATGGAAAATCAAGATCGTTTAGATaattga
- the LOC126769713 gene encoding cytochrome c oxidase assembly factor 6 homolog codes for MSFPDKQQRKICWDSRDRYWECLDDQNIKDSSQKPKACAEFRRIFEKSCPPKWVTHFDRKRDYDLFKQKMQKEGFEPIKDTN; via the coding sequence ATGTCTTTTCCTGATAAACAACAACGAAAAATATGTTGGGATTCTAGAGACAGATACTGGGAATGTTTAGACgatcaaaatataaaagacaGTTCTCAAAAGCCTAAGGCATGCGCTGAGTTTAGGAGAATATTTGAAAAATCGTGCCCCCCAAAATGGGTGACGCACTTTGATAGAAAAAGagattatgatttatttaaacaaaaaatgcaAAAAGAAGGTTTTGAACCGATAAAAgacactaattaa
- the LOC126769703 gene encoding 5,10-methylenetetrahydrofolate reductase, translating into MMMKITEIIKDVQHISYSFEVTPDITEEELNNLHLKPLFFSITWHAETHQCVNLEIAPLKLANYLRNKSNNILLHITCTNMRRDYVNMLLTALQDKGICNLFIILGEKFDPSKSDFKSSQELIFYIRERTGNYFCIGVAGFPNCDDKISHLKAKVDSGADFILTQAIFEHKNYERFVIKCREVGIDVPIIPGLFPFETKGELEGFSELCKVRVTNYLMEVLENISGIEVVARLINDLVEQLHVKHFHIFTLNKLPRTAKLIDKINSTIK; encoded by the exons atgatgatgaaaataACGGAAATTATTAAAGATGTTCAACATATTTCTTATTCATTTGAAGTAACGCCGGACATAACGGAAGAGGAATTAAATAACTTGCACTTAAAACCATTGTTCTTTTCTATAACATGGCACGCTGAGACGCACCAGTGTGTAAATTTAGAAATTGCTCCATTAAAACTAGCCAACTATCTAAGAAATAAAAGcaacaatatattattgcatATCACTTGTACTAATATGAGAAGAGATTATGTAAACATGTTATTGACGGCTCTTCAAGATAAAGGCATATGTaatctgtttattattttaggag AAAAATTTGATCCAAGCAAGTCAGATTTTAAAAGTAGTCAAGagctgattttttatataagagagCGTACTGGAAACTATTTTTGTATTGGAGTTGCTGGATTTCCAAATTGCGATGACAAGATATCGCATCTAAAAGCAAAAGTTGACAGTGGagctgattttattttaacacaggCAATTTTCGAGCATAAAAATTATGAACGTTTTGTTATTAAGTGTAGAGAAGTAGGTATTGATGTACCGATTATACCTGGATTATTTCCTTTTGAAACTAAAGGAGAATTAGAAGGTTTTTCGGAGTTATGTAAAGTACGCGTGACCAACTATTTAATGGAGGTGCTTGAAAATATTTCTGGAATTGAAGTTGTTGCAAGATTGATTAACGATTTGGTAGAACAACTTCACGTTAagcattttcatatatttactttaaataaattgccAAGAACAGCGAAGctgattgataaaattaattcgaccattaaataa
- the LOC126769711 gene encoding N-alpha-acetyltransferase 38, NatC auxiliary subunit, whose amino-acid sequence MSDSTVKPVEDSKAIIELDGKTKLRKWLNMNFRIEMTDGRILIGVFLCTDRDANIILGACSEYLKGVDGETEEPRVLGLVMVPGRHIVSIQIDDTTPNQKYFFDE is encoded by the exons atgAGTGACTCAACTGTAAAGCCTGTCGAGGACTCAAAG gcTATTATTGAGTTAGACGGCAAAACCAAATTACGAAAATGGCTTAATATGAATTTTAGGATAGAGATGACCGATGGAAGAATCCTTATAGGCGTATTTCTCTGTACTGACAGAGATGCCAATATTATTTTag gaGCTTGTTCAGAATATCTCAAAGGTGTAGATGGTGAAACTGAGGAGCCTCGGGTTTTGGGTCTAGTCATGGTACCAGGGCGTCACATTGTGTCTATACAGATTGATGACACAACACcgaatcaaaaatatttctttgatgAATGA
- the LOC126769658 gene encoding uncharacterized protein LOC126769658, giving the protein MYFVNRHQVELIMELLDAILFKSDLKTADIRAENIQEVLLAVKHSVNSEHTSEYYDKILEKLWLHLLTELQEFEDQLLCSTCFYTVLCKTNRNEVYLNKVLEIINHELNLKENDLNGSKTSLAVSLCYGVFQSSYLLRQPINFNVTMERTLEAIFQFLTLKAYEYTQYTFIVFKIMTSFKKIVGTELQNILFNTNNQIKLLNLINHNWENPITGIRNLNRIVFQTLLLVLNQNIYETILNEINSFYWNKAKYMMLAEIIEQYKGKIESFISDNQWIDGLVYSLSKPGLVSAGADMYNAVLKKTNSDETWTALFRVRVIDILSGTRFKTIENFSNYWCLNTLKKFPSLMQLLVNELNNINNSEYTLYSTMCIIKQGTKLGISGKKISNCDYELKKEDQLVTLALEHCHTSVRIVAFEIISISQRNCLPSNVEYKQILKYLSDNVNSDCTVLRISMINHLSIFLNKLHILYLNTVITNYNQDIQHLITFCQSLQNFVIESIGSNGNYQRKLTSVKIAQTVLKSFHQLTPKKRNKDTRVTNKSLVGFLKECGHWKLHDHGFIMKLLDLLKDPANDVHEGVLQLLSEFYITELSEPFIMNFLIQEGLKCIASKFFYEISCGQIMFKLVINILLKNNSIESRFNNLEDIFHFSFNEISLEYSSKRDIVKSIEDGKQLHSFLNILCIIFEVSIKNSFELTISKDAIFSLLDIIDYISNQFVWEEDLSTCSDFSKMSDMVQTLIKKSGLETDDDNDHTRISDLHQIVLNCLWLNVKASCELASLLIQYYKLDQSICEKCLNIITHALETSRHKGAIEAAGTALGFGIQCLSSLADEQVVSKLPFFLLKNKLEDLLFETTKMSSVTRRGAGLSIMVHRIVSSDLKKGKPLFHYFMRTLLDMCTSIDNTSYSEDTFEIDNERDLPKAIYIHFLTRIVTDSSLASDTMYYSAELAALAFNNLINNHWQIRNAALQLYGALIPKLIGQKKASGTDEKTIATVAFDEFRSHFPKLWEYIIKQIKQNDYKDIIQAHSNLVPILNVLASLAKRYNFSYDLKEQDSSDLSLLPNILSLLGSPIYTVRRLTSLCITNIYSFDKLFNILENNEKLTENYLHGILMLISNCYKYYSKIELLKLDRLSIKYQGILKQSSQSYLCRWSLDKFCKESENITIESIKNILCEVDTKRYEPGVSLWANSKIQKYIENMPWSIVPDTLRLLLKTQEFELYCATFIKRIEGDMKPFEDFLLESAKVLLSSEMRFKSSSLWKLLYNISLTINMNVEIYNISGIHEHIKLTSYKLRYLIPVTTRLLVKQRNHEGLLLLSKSIYILCNPENNDVDMRHIATLANNEFGNELGSYSDDVKINAIKSAIILLQDEDEDVRSLCVHFYMNFKKEPKHPFICLNNILKKEFLYEVLNEPKNIQVICNDLLSFVDSTGASKHNEYNPFSNDSKNIYLEKDLFKLTLQKLSKL; this is encoded by the exons atgtattttgttaacAGACATCAAGTTGAACTTATAATGGAATTATTGGAtgcaattttattcaaatcagaTTTAAAAACAGCGGATATAAGAGCAGAGAACATTCAg GAAGTGCTGCTTGCTGTAAAACACAGTGTTAATAGTGAACATACAAGTGAATACtatgataaaattttagaaaaattatGGCTTCATTTACTAACAGAACTCCAAGAATTCGAAGATCAGTTGCTTTGTTCAACTTGTTTCTATACAGTACTGTGTAAAACAAATAGAAATGAAGTTTACTTAAACAAAGTATTAGAGATTATTAATcatgaattgaatttaaaagaaaatgatttGAATGGGTCTAAGACATCTTTGGCAGTATCTTTGTGTTATGGTGTGTTTCAGTCTTCATATCTACTTCGACaacctataaattttaatgtgacAATGGAGAGAACATTAGAAGCGATATTTCAGTTTTTAACACTTAAAGCATATGAGTACacacaatatacatttattgttttcaaaattatgACCTCTTTCAAGAAAATAGTTGGTACAgaactacaaaatattttatttaacactaataaccaaataaaattgttaaaccTGATTAATCATAATTGGGAAAATCCCATTACTGgcataagaaatttaaatagaattgtgtttcaaactttattattagtattaaatcaaaatatttatgaaacaattttaaatgagataaatagtttttattggaACAAAGCAAAATATATGATGCTAGCTGAAATTATTGAACAATATAAAGGGAAAATTGAAAGTTTTATTTCTGATAACCAATGGATTGATGGTCTTGTATACAGTTTGTCCAAACCAGGATTAGTGTCAGCAGGAGCTGATATGTATAATGctgtgttaaaaaaaacaaactcagaTGAAACTTGGACTGCACTGTTTCGGGTTAGAGTTATAGATATACTAAGTGGAACCAGGTTTAAGACAATTGAAAATTTCAGTAACTATTGGTGTCTAAATACTCTTAAAAAATTTCCTTCACTAATGCAGTTACTTgtcaatgaattaaataatattaataactcaGAATATACATTATACAGCACTATGTGCATAATTAAACAAGGAACTAAACTTGGAATAtcaggaaaaaaaatatcaaattgtgactatgaattaaaaaaggaaGACCAACTGGTTACATTAGCTTTAGAACACTGTCATACCTCAGTTAGAATAGTGGCATttgaaataataagtatttcacAGAGGAATTGTTTACCATCAAATGTTGAATATAAACAAATCCTTAAATATCTGTCTGACAATGTTAACTCTGATTGTACAGTATTGAGAATAAGTATGATTAatcatttaagtatttttttaaacaaattacacatattatatttaaacactgTTATAACGAATTATAATCAAGATATACAACACTTGATAACATTTTGTCAAAGTTTACAAAACTTTGTTATTGAATCCATAGGCTCCAATGGTAATTATCAAAGAAAACTAACATCAGTTAAAATTGCTCAAACTGTTTTGAAAAGTTTTCACCAATTGACACCaaagaaaagaaacaaagacacaAGGGTAACTAATAAGTCTTTGGTTGGATTTCTAAAGGAATGTGGACATTGGAAATTACATGACCATGGATTTATAATGAAACTTCTAGATTTATTGAAAGATCCAGCAAATGATGTGCATGAAGGAGTTCTTCAATTATTATcagaattttatataacagaGCTGAGTGAACCATTCATAATGAACTTTTTGATACAAGAGGGTTTAAAATGTATtgcaagtaaatttttttatgagaTAAGTTGTGGGCAAATTATGTTTAagcttgttataaatattttattaaaaaataatagcattGAGAGCAGATTTAACAATCTAGaagatatttttcatttttcctTTAATGAAATATCTTTGGAATATTCCTCTAAAAGAGATATTGTAAAATCAATTGAAGATGGGAAACAACTGCactcatttttaaatatcttgtgTATAATTTTCGAAGTATCGATCAAAAATTCTTTTGAATTAACCATTTCCAAGGATGCCATATTCTCATTGCTCGatataatagattatatttcCAATCAATTTGTATGGGAGGAGGATTTGTCAACTTGCTCAGACTTTTCAAAGATGAGTGATATGGTGCAGactctaataaaaaaatctggtCTTGAAACTGATGACGATAATGACCATACAAGAATATCAGACTTACATCAAATTGTCTTGAATTGTTTATGGTTAAATGTTAAG GCATCTTGTGAGTTAGCTTCTCTTCTGATACAGTATTATAAACTTGATCAGAGTATTTGTGAGAAATGTTTAAACATAATTACTCATGCTCTTGAAACATCACGACACAAGGGTGCAATTGAAGCAGCAGGAACAGCACTTG GTTTTGGAATTCAGTGTTTATCGTCTTTAGCAGACGAGCAAGTTGTTTCAAAATtgccattttttttacttaaaaacaaattagaggaccttttatttgaaacaactaAGATGTCCTCTGTTACAAGACGAGGCGCCGGTTTATCTATTATGGTTCATCGAATAGTTAGTAGTGATCTTAAGAAGGGAAAG cctctatttcattattttatgagAACACTCCTGGACATGTGCACGAGTATAGACAACACTTCTTATAGTGAAGATACTTTTGAGATTGACAATGAAAGAGATTTACCAAaagctatttatatacattttttgacaAGAATTGTAACTGACAGCAGTTTGGCCTCTGATACAATGTATTATAGTGCTGAATTAGCAGCACTGGCATTTAATAATCTCATAAATAATCATTGGCAAATAAG GAATGCAGCGCTTCAACTCTATGGAGCTTTAATTCCGAAACTTATTGGCCAGAAAAAAGCATCTGGAACTGATGAAAAAACTATTGCTACCGTAGCATTTGATGAATTTAGAAGTCATTTCCCTAAATTATGGGAGTATATCATAaagcaaattaaacaaaatgattataaaGATATCATTCAGGCACATTCTAATTTAGTACCAATACTTAATGTTTTAGCAAGTTTGGCCAAAAGATATAATTTCTCATATGATTTAAAAGAACAAGACAGTTCTGATCTAAGTCTATTACCGAATATCTTGTCTTTGTTAGGAAGTCCAATCTACACAGTAAGACGATTGACTTCACTgtgtataacaaatatatattcatttgataaattatttaatattcttgaaaATAACGAAAAATTAACAGAAAATTATCTGCATGGAATTCTCATGTTAATTTCAAattgctataaatattattctaaaattgAGTTACTAAAATTAGACagattaagtataaaatatcaaGGTATTTTGAAGCAAAGTTCTCAATCATACTTATGTAGATGGAGTCTAGATAAGTTTTGTAAAGAAtctgaaaatattacaattgaatctataaaaaatatactgtgTGAAGTAGACACTAAGAGATATGAGCCGGGAGTATCCCTCTGGGCTAACTCTAAGATTcagaaatatattgaaaatatgccCTGGAGCATAGTTCCTGATACACTAAGGTTACTTTTAAAGACACAAGAGTTTGAGTTATACTGTGctacatttattaaaagaatagaagGTGATATGAAACCATTTGAAGATTTCTTATTAGAATCTGCAAAAGTACTCCTGTCGTCTGAAATGAGATTTAAAAGTTCATCATTATggaaattactttataatatttctctTACAATAAACATGAATGtggaaatatataacattagtgGAATACATGAACATATAAAACTTACTTCATACAAACTAAGATATTTGATTCCAGTCACTACTAGACTTCTGGTTAAACAAAGAAATCATGaaggtttattattattgtcaaaaagcatttatatattatgtaatcctGAAAATAATGATGTAGACATGAGACATATAGCGACATTAGCTAATAATGAATTTGGAAATGAGTTAGGCAGTTATTCTGATGATGTAAAAATTAATGCTATCAAATCAGCAATTATTCTATTGCAAGATGAAGACGAGGATGTCAGAAGTTTGTGTGTACATTTTtacatgaattttaaaaagGAACCTAAACATCCCTTCATTTGcttaaacaacattttaaaaaaagaatttttatatGAAGTTTTGAATGAACCAAAGAATATTCAAGTAATTTGCAATGATTTGTTAAGTTTTGTTGACTCTACAGGTGCAAGTAAACATAATGAATATAATCCATTTTCTAatgattcaaaaaatatttatcttgagAAAGATTTATTTAAGCTAACGTTACAGAAACTAAGTAAATTgtga